A genomic segment from Streptomyces sp. NBC_00459 encodes:
- the thpD gene encoding ectoine hydroxylase, whose product MSPTSTTSTLTDLYPTRGSAEVSVPRQDPVLWGAPDTPGPFTAADLMAYERDGFRALDRLLEDDEVALYRAELERLVTDPAVRADERSIIEPKSKEIRSVFEVHRISEIFAQLVRDERVVGRARQLLGSDVYVHQSRINVKPGFGAGGFYWHSDFETWHAEDGLPNMRTVSVSIALTENLDTNGGLMIMPGSHRTFLGCAGATPDDNYKKSLQMQDAGTPSDEALTSLADEHGIRLFTGGAGSATWFDCNCMHGSGDNITPYPRSNVFIVFNSVENQAVEPFAAPVRRPEFIGARDFTPVR is encoded by the coding sequence ATGTCACCCACGTCCACCACGTCCACTCTCACCGACCTCTACCCCACCCGTGGCTCCGCCGAGGTGTCCGTCCCGCGGCAGGACCCGGTCCTCTGGGGCGCGCCGGACACGCCCGGACCGTTCACCGCGGCCGACCTCATGGCGTACGAACGTGATGGCTTCCGGGCCCTCGACCGACTCCTCGAGGACGACGAAGTCGCGCTCTACCGGGCCGAGTTGGAGCGGCTGGTCACCGATCCGGCGGTGCGGGCCGACGAGCGGTCGATCATCGAGCCGAAGTCGAAGGAGATCCGGTCCGTCTTCGAGGTGCACCGGATCAGCGAGATATTCGCCCAGCTCGTACGGGACGAGCGGGTCGTCGGGCGGGCCCGGCAGCTCCTCGGCTCCGACGTGTACGTCCACCAGTCGCGGATCAACGTCAAGCCGGGGTTCGGGGCGGGCGGCTTCTACTGGCACTCCGACTTCGAGACCTGGCACGCGGAGGACGGCCTGCCGAACATGCGGACGGTGTCCGTCTCGATCGCGCTGACCGAGAACCTCGACACCAACGGCGGCCTCATGATCATGCCGGGCTCGCACCGCACGTTCCTCGGCTGTGCGGGGGCGACGCCCGACGACAACTACAAGAAGTCGCTCCAGATGCAGGACGCGGGCACCCCGTCCGACGAGGCGCTGACCTCGCTCGCCGACGAGCACGGCATCAGGTTGTTCACGGGCGGGGCGGGTTCGGCCACCTGGTTCGACTGCAACTGCATGCACGGTTCCGGCGACAACATCACGCCGTACCCGCGCAGCAACGTCTTCATCGTCTTCAACAGCGTGGAGAACCAGGCGGTGGAGCCGTTCGCGGCCCCGGTGCGCAGGCCGGAGTTCATCGGGGCGCGGGACTTCACGCCGGTGCGGTGA
- a CDS encoding DsbA family oxidoreductase produces the protein MRVEIWSDIACPWCYVGKARFEKALDAFPHRDGVEVVHRSFELDPGRAKGDIQPVLKMLTKKYGMSEAQAQAGEENLGAQAAAEGLAYRTRDRDHGNTFDMHRLLHLAKDKGRQDELIQLFYQANFAEEQSVFGDDERLVELAVAAGLDADEVRGVLADSDAYADAVRADEREAAELGANGVPFFVLDRKYGVSGAQPVEAFTQALTQAWGERPAPLKIVQAEGDGAEVCGPDGCAVPQQ, from the coding sequence ATGCGCGTCGAGATCTGGAGCGACATCGCCTGCCCCTGGTGCTACGTCGGCAAGGCCCGTTTCGAGAAGGCGTTGGACGCCTTCCCGCACCGGGACGGCGTCGAGGTGGTGCACCGGTCGTTCGAGCTGGACCCGGGGCGTGCCAAGGGCGACATCCAGCCCGTCCTCAAGATGCTCACCAAGAAGTACGGCATGAGCGAGGCGCAGGCGCAGGCCGGGGAGGAGAACCTGGGGGCGCAGGCCGCCGCCGAGGGGCTCGCGTACCGCACCCGGGACCGTGACCACGGCAACACCTTCGACATGCACCGGCTGCTCCACCTCGCGAAGGACAAGGGACGGCAGGACGAGCTGATCCAGCTCTTCTACCAGGCGAACTTCGCCGAGGAGCAGTCCGTCTTCGGCGACGACGAGCGGCTCGTGGAGCTGGCCGTCGCCGCCGGTCTCGACGCCGACGAGGTCCGGGGCGTGCTCGCCGACTCGGACGCGTACGCCGACGCGGTGCGCGCCGACGAGCGTGAGGCGGCCGAACTGGGCGCCAACGGCGTGCCGTTCTTCGTCCTCGACCGGAAGTACGGCGTCTCCGGCGCCCAGCCCGTCGAGGCCTTCACCCAGGCGCTCACCCAGGCGTGGGGCGAGCGACCCGCTCCCCTCAAGATCGTCCAGGCGGAGGGCGACGGCGCCGAGGTATGCGGGCCCGACGGGTGTGCGGTACCCCAGCAGTAA
- a CDS encoding amino acid ABC transporter permease codes for MTDASAKQLQPRRQGLSRTQKRALSRGAQYALFVAAVVALAVSADWARLKNQFAQADLAEQMFPEIITLALKNTVLYTLSGFVFGLVLGMAIALMRLSPVGPYRWVAGIYIEIFRGLPALLIFIFVGVAVPLAFPGTEIPGGTYGKVALALGLVSAAYMAETIRAGIQAVPKGQMEAARSLGFSHARAMVSIIIPQAFRIVIPPLTNELVLLFKDSSLVLFLGVTLEERELAKYGRDLASQTANSTPILVAGLCYLLVTVPLGLVVRRLETKAGEATK; via the coding sequence ATGACCGACGCCTCCGCGAAGCAGCTGCAGCCCCGCAGGCAGGGGCTGAGCCGCACCCAGAAACGGGCGCTGTCCCGTGGCGCGCAATACGCGCTGTTCGTCGCGGCCGTCGTCGCCCTCGCGGTGTCGGCCGACTGGGCCCGTCTGAAGAACCAGTTCGCGCAGGCGGACCTGGCCGAGCAGATGTTCCCGGAGATCATCACGCTGGCCCTCAAGAACACCGTCCTCTACACCCTGTCCGGCTTCGTCTTCGGCCTGGTGCTGGGTATGGCGATCGCCCTCATGCGGCTGTCACCGGTGGGCCCCTACCGCTGGGTCGCGGGCATCTACATCGAGATCTTCCGGGGCCTGCCGGCCCTGCTGATCTTCATCTTCGTGGGCGTGGCCGTACCCCTCGCCTTCCCCGGCACGGAGATCCCGGGCGGGACGTACGGCAAGGTGGCGCTGGCACTCGGCCTGGTGTCGGCGGCGTACATGGCGGAGACGATCCGCGCGGGCATCCAGGCGGTGCCCAAGGGGCAGATGGAGGCGGCCCGTTCACTGGGCTTCTCGCATGCCCGGGCGATGGTCTCGATCATCATCCCGCAGGCGTTCCGCATCGTGATCCCGCCGCTCACCAACGAGTTGGTGCTCCTGTTCAAGGACTCCTCGCTGGTGCTGTTCCTCGGCGTCACCCTGGAGGAACGCGAACTGGCCAAGTACGGCCGTGACCTGGCCAGCCAGACCGCCAACTCCACGCCGATCCTGGTGGCGGGCCTGTGCTATCTGCTGGTGACGGTGCCGCTGGGCCTCGTCGTACGACGGCTGGAGACGAAGGCGGGGGAGGCGACGAAGTGA
- a CDS encoding aminotransferase class V-fold PLP-dependent enzyme codes for METFENLRNLVRAEFAPKNTYLNTASTGLLPARAVAAMRDAVQSVADGRPQDMFADVEASRAAFARLVGVSDRRVAAGASVAVYSALIAASLPAGAEVLTAEDDFTSVLNPFHVRGDLKVRTVPLERIPESVRPGTALVAVSAAQSADGRVVDLAALREAAGEHGARTYVDASQATGWLPIDADAYDFVSSVAFKWLVCPRGVVFFVVPEDLGGLTPVFAGWVAGEEPWDSCYGPVRELAHSARRFDESPSLFSYAGARHSLALIEELGVDTVRAHDLALADRFRAGLDRLGYQPIPAPGSAIVSVPRLGHRQAELSRAGVEVSDRAGNLRAAFHLYNTTSDVDRILDVLSG; via the coding sequence ATGGAGACCTTCGAGAACCTCCGGAACCTCGTCCGTGCCGAGTTCGCTCCGAAGAACACTTATCTGAACACCGCTAGCACCGGGCTCCTCCCGGCCCGTGCCGTGGCCGCCATGCGCGACGCCGTGCAGTCCGTGGCCGACGGCCGGCCGCAGGACATGTTCGCCGACGTGGAAGCCTCGCGCGCCGCCTTCGCGCGGCTCGTCGGGGTCTCCGACCGCAGGGTCGCGGCCGGGGCCTCCGTCGCCGTCTACAGCGCGCTGATCGCCGCCTCGCTGCCCGCCGGCGCCGAAGTCCTCACCGCCGAGGACGACTTCACCTCCGTCCTCAACCCGTTCCACGTACGCGGGGATCTGAAGGTACGGACCGTGCCGCTGGAGCGGATCCCCGAGTCCGTCCGGCCCGGCACCGCCCTTGTCGCCGTCAGCGCGGCCCAGTCCGCCGACGGACGCGTCGTCGACCTGGCCGCGCTGCGCGAGGCCGCCGGCGAGCACGGGGCACGTACCTATGTCGACGCCTCCCAGGCCACCGGCTGGCTGCCGATCGACGCGGACGCCTACGACTTCGTCTCCTCCGTCGCTTTCAAGTGGCTCGTCTGCCCACGAGGTGTGGTCTTCTTCGTCGTACCCGAGGACCTGGGCGGGCTGACGCCCGTGTTCGCGGGCTGGGTCGCGGGGGAGGAGCCCTGGGACAGCTGTTACGGCCCGGTGCGCGAACTCGCCCACTCCGCCCGGCGGTTCGACGAAAGCCCGAGCCTGTTCTCCTACGCGGGAGCCCGCCACTCCCTCGCCCTCATCGAGGAGTTGGGCGTGGACACCGTACGCGCCCATGACCTCGCGCTCGCCGACCGGTTCCGTGCCGGGCTCGACCGGCTGGGGTACCAGCCCATACCCGCGCCCGGCTCGGCCATCGTCTCCGTCCCGCGACTCGGGCACCGGCAGGCCGAGTTGAGCCGGGCCGGGGTCGAGGTCTCCGACCGGGCCGGAAACCTGCGCGCGGCCTTCCACCTGTACAACACCACGTCGGACGTCGACCGAATCCTGGACGTCCTGTCCGGCTGA
- a CDS encoding ectoine synthase — MIVRSFKDIEGTDRHVRAASGTWESKRIVLAKERVGFSLHETVLYAGTKTSMWYANHVEAVVCVEGEALLTDDETGRTYTITPGTMYLLDGHERHTMRIKEDFRCLCVFNPPVTGREDHDENGVYPLLTEPDPDFDPEEV, encoded by the coding sequence GTGATCGTCCGTTCGTTCAAGGACATCGAAGGCACCGACCGGCATGTGAGGGCGGCGTCCGGTACCTGGGAGAGCAAACGCATCGTCCTCGCCAAGGAGCGGGTCGGCTTCTCGCTCCACGAGACGGTTCTGTACGCGGGCACGAAGACGTCGATGTGGTACGCGAACCATGTCGAGGCCGTCGTGTGCGTCGAGGGCGAGGCCCTGCTGACCGACGACGAGACCGGGCGGACCTACACGATCACCCCCGGCACCATGTACCTCCTCGACGGGCACGAGCGGCACACGATGCGGATCAAGGAGGACTTCCGCTGTCTGTGCGTCTTCAACCCGCCCGTGACCGGCCGCGAGGACCACGACGAGAACGGCGTCTATCCCCTGCTGACGGAACCCGACCCCGACTTCGACCCCGAGGAGGTCTGA
- a CDS encoding DUF1349 domain-containing protein, with protein sequence MDLELSPLPFPLRTYGPDGHWSFEDGVLTGWAGPRQDRFVPPTGEALDPAADAPRLLGAPEGEFQLIARVTVGFGAAFDAGVLYVHVGERAWAKLCLEYSPDVPTVCTVVTRGHSDDANSFTVEGSSVWLRISRTGRAFAFHASRDGKKWTFVRLFTLGDEEEADAALVGFMTQSPMGEGCVVTYDHIEFLPEWPKDLRDGS encoded by the coding sequence ATGGACCTGGAGCTTTCCCCGCTGCCCTTTCCCCTCCGCACTTATGGGCCCGATGGGCACTGGTCCTTCGAGGACGGGGTGCTCACCGGGTGGGCCGGGCCCCGGCAGGACCGGTTCGTCCCGCCCACCGGGGAGGCGTTGGACCCCGCCGCCGACGCGCCGCGTCTGCTGGGCGCCCCGGAGGGGGAGTTCCAGCTGATCGCCCGTGTGACCGTCGGGTTCGGAGCGGCCTTCGACGCCGGGGTGCTCTACGTCCATGTCGGCGAGCGGGCCTGGGCCAAGCTCTGTCTGGAGTACTCCCCGGATGTGCCCACCGTCTGCACGGTGGTCACCCGGGGACACTCCGACGACGCCAACTCCTTCACCGTGGAAGGCAGTTCGGTCTGGCTCCGGATCAGCCGCACCGGCCGGGCCTTCGCCTTCCACGCCTCGCGGGACGGCAAGAAGTGGACCTTCGTCCGCCTGTTCACCCTGGGCGACGAGGAGGAGGCCGACGCGGCCCTGGTCGGCTTCATGACCCAGTCGCCGATGGGGGAGGGGTGCGTGGTGACGTACGACCACATCGAGTTCCTGCCGGAGTGGCCGAAGGACCTGCGGGACGGCAGCTGA
- the ectA gene encoding diaminobutyrate acetyltransferase, producing MSAARTDLQIDRPVTADGAALWRIARDSKVLDLNSSYSYLLWCRDFAATSAVARDPDGTPVGFVTGYVRPDRPGTLLVWQVAVDADHQGRGLAADLLDGLTRRVGAEQGLTTVETTITPGNTASERLFTSFAERHGATVEREVLFDAGLFPNDPQHPHVPHDPEVLYRIGPLSDCSDSSDSSELFGLSELSGLSG from the coding sequence ATGAGCGCAGCACGGACAGACCTGCAAATAGACCGCCCGGTGACTGCCGACGGGGCGGCGCTGTGGCGGATCGCCCGGGACTCGAAGGTTCTCGATCTCAACTCGTCGTACAGCTATCTGCTGTGGTGCCGGGACTTCGCCGCCACCTCGGCCGTCGCCCGGGACCCGGACGGGACACCGGTCGGCTTCGTCACCGGTTACGTCCGGCCGGACCGGCCCGGCACCCTGCTCGTCTGGCAGGTGGCCGTCGACGCCGACCACCAGGGGCGCGGGCTGGCCGCCGACCTGCTCGACGGGCTGACCCGCCGGGTCGGCGCCGAGCAGGGGCTCACCACCGTCGAGACCACCATCACACCGGGCAACACCGCCTCGGAACGGCTGTTCACCTCGTTCGCCGAGCGCCACGGCGCCACCGTCGAGCGGGAGGTGCTGTTCGACGCGGGCCTGTTCCCGAACGACCCGCAGCACCCGCACGTCCCGCACGACCCCGAGGTCCTGTACCGCATCGGCCCCCTCTCCGATTGCTCCGACTCCTCGGATTCCTCCGAACTTTTCGGACTCTCCGAACTGTCCGGACTCTCCGGCTGA
- a CDS encoding aldehyde dehydrogenase (NADP(+)) has protein sequence MAAAPVWSVDPRTGKQREQVAVEATAQEVDSTVRAAHAARPALVDRTVRAAFLRSAAEQLEAAKEQLVEAADAETALGPVRLTGELARTCYQLRAFADIVDEGDYLDVVINHPDDTATPPIPDLRRYKIPLGVVAVYSASNFPFAFSVPGGDTASALAAGCPVVVKAHPDHPGLSELVAAVLRRAAALHDIPEGVVGLLHGFEAGVELVKHPLVAAAGFTGSVRGGRALFDAAAARPVPIPFHGELGSLNPVVITEAAANERAEAIGTGLAGSMTLGVGQFCVKPGLVLAPAGAAGDRLLKSLTDAVSDTASGVLLDHRMRDNFVAGVAERAELPEVESPVTPGAGGDHTVSAGFLTVAADKLAVEGAYDLLLEECFGPVTVVARYADDAEANAVLARLPGNLTATVHLSAEEAAGEGRGADILAELTPLAGRVLVNAWPTGVAVAAAQQHGGPYPATTSTSTSVGGTAIERWLRPVAYQNTPVALLPVELRDENVLGLPRRFNGQLER, from the coding sequence GTGGCAGCAGCACCAGTCTGGAGTGTCGACCCCCGTACCGGGAAGCAGCGGGAGCAGGTCGCGGTCGAGGCCACGGCCCAGGAGGTGGACTCCACCGTCCGCGCGGCGCACGCCGCCCGCCCGGCCCTGGTGGACCGCACGGTCCGCGCGGCCTTCCTGCGCAGCGCCGCCGAGCAGCTCGAAGCGGCCAAGGAGCAGCTCGTCGAGGCGGCCGACGCGGAGACCGCGCTCGGCCCGGTCCGGCTCACCGGCGAACTCGCCCGCACCTGCTACCAGCTGCGGGCCTTCGCTGACATCGTCGACGAGGGCGACTACCTCGACGTCGTCATCAACCACCCCGACGACACCGCGACCCCGCCGATCCCGGATCTGCGGCGCTACAAGATTCCGCTGGGTGTCGTGGCCGTCTACTCGGCCTCCAACTTCCCCTTCGCCTTCTCCGTCCCCGGCGGCGACACCGCGAGCGCGCTCGCGGCCGGCTGCCCGGTGGTCGTCAAGGCCCACCCGGACCACCCGGGCCTGTCCGAGCTGGTCGCGGCCGTCCTGCGCCGGGCCGCGGCCCTGCACGACATCCCCGAGGGCGTCGTCGGCCTGCTCCACGGCTTCGAGGCGGGCGTCGAGCTGGTCAAGCACCCGCTCGTCGCGGCGGCCGGTTTCACCGGTTCCGTACGAGGCGGCCGTGCCCTCTTCGACGCGGCGGCGGCCCGTCCGGTCCCGATCCCGTTCCACGGCGAGCTGGGCTCGCTGAACCCCGTGGTGATCACGGAGGCGGCGGCCAACGAGCGCGCCGAGGCGATCGGTACGGGGCTCGCGGGCTCCATGACGCTGGGTGTCGGCCAGTTCTGCGTGAAGCCCGGCCTGGTGCTGGCGCCTGCCGGAGCCGCGGGCGACCGTCTGCTGAAGTCCCTGACGGACGCGGTCAGCGACACCGCGTCCGGTGTCCTCCTGGACCACCGGATGCGCGACAACTTCGTCGCCGGGGTCGCCGAGCGCGCCGAGCTGCCCGAGGTCGAGTCCCCGGTGACGCCGGGCGCGGGCGGCGACCACACGGTCAGCGCGGGGTTCCTCACGGTGGCGGCGGACAAGCTGGCCGTGGAAGGGGCGTACGACCTGCTCCTCGAAGAGTGCTTCGGGCCGGTCACCGTGGTGGCCCGCTACGCGGACGACGCCGAGGCGAACGCGGTTCTCGCGCGGCTGCCGGGAAACCTGACGGCGACGGTCCACCTCTCGGCGGAGGAAGCCGCGGGGGAGGGGCGTGGGGCGGACATCCTGGCCGAGCTGACTCCGCTGGCCGGGCGTGTGCTGGTGAACGCGTGGCCGACCGGGGTCGCTGTGGCCGCGGCCCAGCAGCACGGCGGGCCGTACCCGGCCACGACGTCCACGTCGACTTCGGTCGGCGGGACGGCCATTGAGCGGTGGCTGCGGCCGGTGGCCTATCAGAACACGCCTGTCGCGCTGCTGCCGGTGGAGCTGCGGGACGAGAACGTGCTGGGACTGCCTCGGCGCTTCAACGGCCAACTGGAGCGCTGA
- the ectB gene encoding diaminobutyrate--2-oxoglutarate transaminase translates to MTITQPDLSVFETVESEVRSYCRSWPAVFDRAQGSRMYDEDGHAYLDFFAGAGSLNYGHNNPVLKRALIDYLEQDGVTHGLDMSTSAKRAFLESFQELVLRPRDLPYKVMFPGPTGTNAVEAALKLARKVKGREAIVSFTNAFHGMSLGSLAVTGNAFKRAGAGVPLVHGTPMPFDNYFEGTVPDFLWFERLLEDQGSGLNKPAAVIVETVQGEGGINVARPEWLRALADLCVRQDMLLIVDDIQMGCGRTGAFFSFEEAGVVPDIVTVSKSISGYGLPMSLCLFRPELDIWEPGEHNGTFRGNNPAFVTAAAALETYWSDGSAMEKQTRARGEQVEESLISITEENLADVKEYRGRGLVWGLEFHEKARAGRVAQRAFELGLLIETSGPESEVVKLLPALTITPEELDEGLRIVARAVRETAETTATV, encoded by the coding sequence GTGACCATCACCCAGCCCGACCTGAGCGTCTTCGAGACCGTCGAGTCGGAGGTGCGCAGCTACTGCCGCAGCTGGCCCGCCGTGTTCGACCGTGCGCAGGGCAGCCGTATGTACGACGAGGACGGCCACGCCTACCTCGACTTCTTCGCGGGCGCCGGATCACTCAACTACGGCCACAACAACCCCGTACTCAAACGGGCGTTGATCGACTATCTGGAGCAGGACGGTGTCACCCACGGGCTCGACATGTCGACCTCCGCGAAACGCGCGTTCCTGGAGTCCTTCCAGGAGCTGGTGCTGCGGCCCCGCGACCTGCCGTACAAGGTCATGTTCCCGGGCCCGACGGGCACCAACGCCGTCGAGGCGGCGCTGAAACTGGCGCGGAAGGTGAAGGGGCGGGAGGCCATCGTGTCCTTCACCAACGCCTTCCACGGTATGTCCCTCGGGTCGCTCGCCGTGACCGGCAACGCCTTCAAGCGGGCCGGCGCGGGCGTTCCGCTGGTGCACGGCACGCCGATGCCGTTCGACAACTACTTCGAGGGGACCGTCCCCGACTTCCTGTGGTTCGAGCGGCTGTTGGAGGACCAGGGCTCCGGCCTCAACAAGCCGGCCGCCGTGATCGTGGAGACCGTGCAGGGCGAGGGCGGCATCAACGTGGCGCGCCCTGAATGGCTGCGGGCGCTGGCCGACCTGTGCGTACGGCAGGACATGCTGCTGATCGTCGACGACATCCAGATGGGCTGCGGGCGCACCGGCGCCTTCTTCTCCTTCGAGGAGGCGGGTGTCGTACCCGACATCGTCACCGTGTCGAAGTCCATCAGCGGGTACGGACTCCCCATGTCCCTCTGCCTGTTCAGGCCCGAGCTGGACATCTGGGAGCCGGGCGAGCACAACGGCACGTTCCGCGGCAACAACCCGGCGTTCGTGACGGCCGCCGCCGCGCTGGAGACGTACTGGTCCGACGGTTCCGCCATGGAGAAGCAGACACGCGCCCGTGGCGAGCAGGTCGAGGAGTCGCTGATCTCGATCACCGAGGAGAACCTCGCCGACGTCAAGGAGTACCGGGGCCGGGGGCTGGTGTGGGGCCTGGAGTTCCACGAGAAGGCACGCGCCGGGCGAGTGGCGCAGCGAGCCTTCGAACTCGGCCTGCTCATCGAGACGTCCGGCCCGGAGAGCGAGGTCGTGAAGCTGCTGCCGGCGCTCACCATCACGCCCGAGGAACTGGACGAGGGCCTGCGGATCGTCGCCCGCGCCGTACGCGAGACCGCCGAGACCACCGCGACCGTCTGA
- a CDS encoding pyridoxal-phosphate-dependent aminotransferase family protein, translating into MTTHPFLDLAPLTAARFASIEDRVARLLSTEQDVVIMQGEALLPLEGAIRGTAGPGTTALNIVTGPYGQTFGDWLRDCGATVVDLAVPFHAAVTAAQVREAFAEHPEIDFVSLVHAEAATGNTNPVAAIGEAVREHGALFYLDAVASVGAEPVLPDAWGVDLCVIGAQKAMGGPAGVSAVSVSERAWARMAANPGAPRRSYLSLLDWKERWIDGGRRALLHAPAQLEMLALEACVERIEAVGLDTVIARHTAAAAATRAGALALGGGLEPYVYEAEDAAPVATTLRAPSGVVASELVASALAADPALPLAAGGGALAKEMIRVNHYGADATREAVLGSLVALGAALTDRGLSVDVEGARRQAVANFS; encoded by the coding sequence GTGACCACGCACCCCTTCCTGGACCTGGCGCCACTGACCGCCGCCCGCTTCGCGTCGATCGAGGACCGGGTGGCGCGGCTGCTCTCCACCGAGCAGGACGTCGTGATCATGCAGGGCGAGGCGCTGCTGCCCCTGGAGGGCGCCATCCGGGGGACCGCGGGCCCGGGCACGACCGCCCTCAACATCGTCACGGGCCCCTACGGGCAGACGTTCGGCGACTGGCTGCGGGACTGCGGCGCCACCGTCGTCGATCTCGCGGTGCCCTTCCACGCCGCGGTCACGGCCGCACAGGTCCGGGAGGCGTTCGCCGAGCACCCGGAGATCGACTTCGTCTCACTGGTGCACGCGGAGGCGGCGACCGGCAACACCAACCCGGTGGCGGCGATCGGCGAGGCGGTACGAGAACACGGCGCCCTCTTCTATCTCGACGCCGTCGCGTCGGTGGGCGCCGAGCCGGTGCTGCCGGACGCGTGGGGCGTCGACCTGTGCGTGATCGGGGCACAGAAGGCGATGGGCGGGCCCGCCGGGGTGTCGGCGGTGTCGGTGAGCGAGCGGGCGTGGGCACGGATGGCGGCGAATCCGGGGGCGCCACGGCGGTCGTACCTCTCGCTGCTGGACTGGAAGGAGCGGTGGATCGACGGGGGCCGGCGTGCGCTTCTGCACGCTCCCGCCCAGTTGGAGATGCTCGCGCTGGAGGCGTGCGTCGAGCGGATCGAGGCGGTGGGCCTCGACACGGTGATCGCCCGGCACACGGCAGCGGCGGCGGCCACCCGGGCGGGGGCGCTCGCGCTGGGCGGCGGCCTTGAGCCGTATGTGTACGAGGCCGAGGACGCGGCGCCGGTCGCCACGACCCTGCGGGCACCCTCCGGGGTCGTCGCGTCGGAGCTGGTGGCGAGCGCGCTGGCCGCCGATCCGGCGCTGCCGCTGGCGGCGGGCGGGGGCGCGCTGGCCAAGGAGATGATCCGGGTCAACCACTACGGGGCGGACGCGACGCGCGAAGCGGTGCTCGGGAGTCTGGTCGCGCTGGGCGCGGCACTGACGGACCGAGGACTGAGCGTGGACGTCGAAGGGGCCCGGCGCCAGGCGGTCGCGAATTTCTCGTGA
- a CDS encoding transporter substrate-binding domain-containing protein — MKTVLARRSRILAATTATAGLLLVAGCSSDDDGGGASKTAAGGVELVKGGQLTVCTHLPYPPFQSEIDGKVQGFDVSLVDLAAKNLGVKQEILDTPFENFKTGAFLNADQCDLGAAGMTITDERKKNVDFSDPYFAATQAVLVDRKSGITSFAGLKGKKVGAQAQTTGEDYAKSKGLDPVSFESSDAVLNGLRTGQVEAVIIDYPVVQGWLKDSANADAFKVVDNLNTGEQYGFTVKKGNTKLLAALNKAITDAKADGTYKKLYEQWIGPYDESAAAPSAS, encoded by the coding sequence TTGAAGACGGTCCTCGCACGACGGTCCCGCATCCTGGCCGCCACCACCGCGACGGCCGGGCTCCTGCTCGTGGCCGGCTGCTCCTCGGACGACGACGGAGGCGGCGCCTCGAAGACCGCCGCAGGCGGAGTCGAACTGGTCAAGGGCGGACAGCTCACGGTCTGCACCCACTTGCCCTACCCGCCCTTCCAGTCGGAGATCGACGGCAAGGTCCAGGGCTTCGACGTGTCGCTCGTCGATCTCGCCGCCAAGAACCTCGGCGTGAAGCAGGAGATCCTCGACACGCCCTTCGAGAACTTCAAGACGGGCGCCTTCCTCAACGCCGACCAGTGCGACCTCGGCGCCGCCGGCATGACCATCACCGACGAGCGCAAGAAGAACGTCGACTTCTCCGACCCGTACTTCGCCGCGACGCAGGCCGTCCTCGTCGACAGGAAGAGCGGCATCACCTCCTTCGCCGGCCTCAAGGGCAAGAAGGTCGGCGCCCAGGCGCAGACGACCGGCGAGGACTACGCCAAGAGCAAGGGTCTCGACCCGGTCTCCTTCGAGTCCTCCGACGCCGTCCTCAACGGCCTGCGCACCGGCCAGGTCGAGGCCGTGATCATCGACTACCCGGTCGTCCAGGGCTGGCTCAAGGACTCGGCCAACGCCGACGCCTTCAAGGTGGTGGACAACCTCAACACCGGTGAGCAGTACGGCTTCACGGTGAAGAAGGGCAACACCAAGCTGCTCGCCGCCCTCAACAAGGCGATCACCGACGCCAAGGCCGACGGCACGTACAAGAAGCTGTACGAACAGTGGATCGGCCCGTACGACGAGTCCGCGGCTGCTCCGTCCGCGTCATGA